One genomic window of Micrococcus flavus includes the following:
- a CDS encoding VOC family protein has protein sequence MNTCRMDHVSYAAGPEGLDATVERISAALGVERIKGGVHPRFGTQNVLFPMANRQYLEVVEALDHPASLSAPFGQLVRARSEQGGGWMSWAVSTTDIGRFERHLGRAAVPGARRFPDGRELSWRQIGVKGTLADPQLPFIMRWADGQEDMHPSQAAEPQAAIEKVSIAGSRDRLIEWLGGEQEDEADGVADVDVEYLAPSGTPGIVSVTFTTPAGTVTL, from the coding sequence GTGAACACCTGCCGCATGGACCACGTCTCCTACGCCGCCGGACCCGAGGGCCTCGACGCGACGGTGGAGCGGATCTCCGCCGCCCTCGGCGTCGAGCGGATCAAGGGCGGGGTGCACCCGCGCTTCGGGACGCAGAACGTCCTGTTCCCCATGGCCAACCGCCAGTACCTCGAGGTCGTCGAGGCCCTGGACCACCCGGCCTCCCTGTCCGCCCCGTTCGGCCAGCTGGTGCGCGCCCGCTCCGAGCAGGGCGGCGGCTGGATGAGCTGGGCCGTCTCCACCACGGACATCGGCCGCTTCGAGCGCCATCTGGGCCGCGCGGCCGTGCCCGGCGCCCGCCGCTTCCCCGACGGCCGCGAGCTGTCCTGGCGCCAGATCGGGGTGAAGGGCACCCTGGCCGACCCGCAGTTGCCGTTCATCATGCGCTGGGCGGACGGCCAGGAGGACATGCATCCCTCCCAGGCGGCCGAGCCGCAGGCCGCGATCGAGAAGGTGTCCATCGCCGGCTCCCGGGACCGCCTCATCGAGTGGCTCGGCGGCGAGCAGGAGGACGAGGCGGACGGGGTCGCGGACGTGGACGTCGAGTACCTCGCCCCCTCCGGCACCCCGGGCATCGTCTCGGTCACCTTCACCACGCCGGCGGGCACGGTCACCCTCTGA
- a CDS encoding CPBP family intramembrane glutamic endopeptidase: MTGPAAPVPSVAATRPGPQALPAPSARVVRWEIAIVLGLSLGRSAVYAIVQLIDKATRAPLGEQTTVLNPTLSPRWGFDLTYQLLDIGFALVPVLLVLHLTWLRGRNPFRAFGLDLRRPGRDLAWGFALFLGIGLGTLGVYAAGRAAGITTAIVANALDDTWYQIPVLLLSAARHALVEEVIVGVWLVDRLGWLQRLRAAGASGVPAPAVEGPGLILPVRVWMVVLALAVLRGAYHLYQGVGPGIGNALMGVVFTLVLLRTRRVMPLVLAHFLLDAAGFVAYPLLHQAGLFGG; the protein is encoded by the coding sequence ATGACCGGACCCGCCGCCCCCGTCCCCTCCGTGGCCGCCACCCGCCCGGGGCCCCAGGCCCTCCCCGCCCCGAGCGCGCGCGTGGTCCGGTGGGAGATCGCCATCGTGCTGGGCCTGTCCCTGGGCCGCAGCGCCGTCTACGCGATCGTCCAGCTGATCGACAAGGCCACCCGCGCCCCGCTCGGCGAGCAGACCACCGTGCTGAACCCGACCCTCAGCCCACGGTGGGGCTTCGACCTGACCTATCAGCTGCTGGACATCGGGTTCGCACTGGTCCCCGTGCTGCTCGTGCTGCACCTGACGTGGCTGCGGGGGCGCAACCCGTTCCGGGCGTTCGGCCTGGACCTGCGCCGTCCCGGCCGCGACCTCGCGTGGGGGTTCGCCCTCTTCCTCGGCATCGGCCTCGGCACACTGGGCGTGTACGCCGCCGGCCGCGCCGCCGGGATCACGACGGCGATCGTCGCCAACGCCCTCGACGACACCTGGTACCAGATCCCGGTGCTGCTGCTCTCCGCTGCGCGGCACGCCCTCGTCGAGGAGGTGATCGTGGGGGTGTGGCTCGTCGACCGGCTCGGGTGGCTGCAGCGGCTGCGCGCCGCCGGGGCCTCCGGGGTCCCCGCCCCCGCTGTCGAGGGGCCGGGCCTGATCCTGCCCGTGCGGGTCTGGATGGTGGTCCTGGCGCTCGCGGTGCTGCGCGGGGCCTACCACCTGTACCAGGGGGTGGGCCCGGGGATCGGCAACGCGCTCATGGGCGTGGTGTTCACGCTGGTGCTGCTGCGCACGCGTCGGGTCATGCCGCTGGTCCTGGCCCACTTCCTGCTGGACGCCGCCGGGTTCGTGGCGTACCCGCTGCTCCACCAGGCGGGACTCTTCGGCGGGTGA
- a CDS encoding phosphotransferase, translating to MTSSPAASELELAAEALDRLLPDVPATLAGRLRSADWGGGRVVESGQFHRVLVLEDVGVLRMTRLSEAGAPIGAAWAPEDSPAAHLPRRMALLEALAAAGLPFAVPRPLSAVLRRDDDAGHPLATAVLQAFVPGQPHPPHEGDAAVLRGIVDALDAVDVTTPAVAAGLGPAFAFRGPWTAERIDRVARLGAALPAEHTSALPADWAGVVGRIAAAVTAWAAAPPDGPSLVHGDLAGHNMHWLPVAGQGGHEVRWEPSGILDWDLAHAGDAARNVASLGIWHGEEWIEAIARTPEEALRARVWLGAAGLDSLDDAAARQELTGRAPRWGRLLRKVLPRIERAAAAL from the coding sequence ATGACCTCCTCCCCCGCCGCGTCCGAGCTCGAGCTGGCGGCCGAGGCCCTGGACCGTCTGCTGCCGGACGTGCCCGCCACGCTCGCGGGCCGCCTCCGCTCCGCCGACTGGGGCGGCGGTCGCGTGGTGGAGTCCGGCCAGTTCCACCGGGTGCTGGTGCTCGAGGACGTCGGCGTGCTGCGGATGACCCGTCTGAGCGAGGCCGGGGCGCCGATCGGCGCGGCCTGGGCGCCGGAGGACTCCCCCGCCGCGCACCTGCCCCGCCGGATGGCCCTGCTCGAGGCCCTCGCCGCCGCGGGCCTGCCCTTCGCGGTGCCGCGTCCGCTGTCCGCGGTGCTCCGCCGGGACGACGACGCCGGGCACCCCCTCGCCACGGCCGTCCTCCAGGCGTTCGTGCCGGGCCAGCCGCATCCGCCCCACGAGGGGGACGCAGCCGTCCTGCGCGGGATCGTGGACGCCCTCGACGCGGTGGACGTGACCACGCCGGCGGTGGCCGCGGGGCTGGGTCCGGCGTTCGCGTTCCGCGGCCCGTGGACCGCCGAGCGGATCGACCGCGTCGCACGGCTCGGGGCGGCGCTGCCCGCCGAGCACACGAGCGCACTGCCGGCGGACTGGGCCGGCGTCGTCGGGCGGATCGCGGCGGCCGTGACCGCGTGGGCCGCGGCTCCCCCGGACGGCCCGTCGCTCGTGCACGGCGACCTGGCCGGGCACAACATGCACTGGCTGCCGGTGGCGGGCCAAGGCGGCCACGAGGTCCGCTGGGAGCCGTCCGGGATCCTGGACTGGGACCTGGCGCACGCCGGGGACGCCGCGCGCAACGTGGCCTCCCTGGGGATCTGGCACGGCGAGGAGTGGATCGAGGCGATCGCCCGCACGCCGGAGGAGGCCCTCCGCGCCCGCGTGTGGCTCGGCGCCGCCGGCCTGGACTCCCTCGACGACGCTGCCGCACGGCAGGAGCTGACCGGCCGCGCCCCGCGCTGGGGGCGCCTGTTGCGCAAGGTGCTGCCGCGGATCGAGCGGGCGGCCGCGGCGCTCTGA
- the gatB gene encoding Asp-tRNA(Asn)/Glu-tRNA(Gln) amidotransferase subunit GatB — MSTADVMDFAEAMERFDPVLGFEVHVELNTASKIFSTGANAFGDEPNTNVTPLDLGLPGTLPVLNRGAVESAIKLGLALDAQIAPSCRFARKNYFYPDTPKNFQTSQYDEPIVFDGHLDVELEDGTVFRVEIERAHLEDDAGKLTHQGGSGRIQGASASLVDYNRAGVPLIEIVTRPIVGAGERAPEIARAYVTALRDIVKAIGISDARMEHGNVRCDANVSLMEKGASEFGTRTETKNVSSTRAVQHAVMHEIQRQAAVLAAGGTITQETRHWHEDTRTTTAGRPKSDADDYRYFPEPDLLPVVVDEAWIERVRAELPELPAVRNKRLKGEWGFSDAEFRDVVNAGVADQIAETVGAGATPAAARKWWMGEIARLANVQEKEVAELGVTPAHVVEIEELIAAKTINDKIAKQVLGFVAEGEGTPKEIVEARSLAVVSDDGALTEAVDAAIADNPDVVEKIKGGKMQAVGALIGPVMKATRGQADAGRVREIVLERLGVG; from the coding sequence GTGAGCACCGCAGACGTGATGGACTTCGCGGAGGCGATGGAGCGCTTCGACCCCGTGCTCGGGTTCGAGGTGCACGTCGAGCTGAACACCGCGTCCAAGATCTTCTCCACCGGCGCCAACGCGTTCGGCGACGAGCCGAACACCAACGTGACCCCGCTGGACCTCGGCCTGCCCGGGACCCTGCCGGTGCTGAACAGGGGGGCCGTGGAGTCGGCGATCAAGCTGGGCCTGGCCCTGGACGCGCAGATCGCGCCGTCCTGCCGGTTCGCGCGGAAGAACTACTTCTACCCGGACACCCCCAAGAACTTCCAGACGTCCCAGTACGACGAGCCGATCGTGTTCGACGGCCACCTGGACGTGGAGCTGGAGGACGGCACGGTGTTCCGCGTGGAGATCGAGCGCGCGCACCTCGAGGACGACGCCGGCAAGCTCACCCACCAGGGCGGCTCCGGCCGCATCCAGGGCGCGTCGGCGTCGCTCGTGGACTACAACCGCGCCGGCGTGCCGCTGATCGAGATCGTCACCCGGCCGATCGTGGGCGCCGGGGAGCGCGCCCCGGAGATCGCCCGCGCCTACGTCACCGCGCTGCGGGACATCGTCAAGGCGATCGGCATCTCGGACGCCCGCATGGAGCACGGCAACGTGCGCTGCGACGCGAACGTGTCCCTCATGGAGAAGGGCGCGTCGGAGTTCGGCACGCGCACCGAGACCAAGAACGTGAGCTCCACGCGCGCCGTCCAGCACGCCGTGATGCATGAGATCCAGCGGCAGGCCGCGGTGCTCGCCGCGGGCGGGACCATCACGCAGGAGACCCGCCACTGGCACGAGGACACCCGGACCACCACGGCCGGCCGTCCGAAGTCGGACGCCGACGACTACCGCTACTTCCCCGAGCCGGACCTGCTGCCCGTCGTGGTGGACGAGGCCTGGATCGAGCGCGTGCGCGCCGAGCTGCCCGAGCTGCCGGCCGTGCGGAACAAGCGGCTCAAGGGCGAGTGGGGCTTCTCCGACGCGGAGTTCCGCGACGTGGTCAACGCCGGCGTGGCGGACCAGATCGCGGAGACCGTCGGAGCCGGGGCGACCCCCGCCGCCGCCCGCAAGTGGTGGATGGGCGAGATCGCCCGCCTGGCCAACGTGCAGGAGAAGGAGGTCGCCGAGCTCGGCGTCACCCCCGCGCACGTGGTGGAGATCGAGGAGCTGATCGCCGCGAAGACGATCAATGACAAGATCGCCAAGCAGGTGCTCGGCTTCGTGGCCGAGGGCGAGGGCACGCCGAAGGAGATCGTGGAGGCGCGCTCGCTGGCCGTGGTCTCCGACGACGGCGCCCTCACCGAGGCCGTCGACGCCGCGATCGCGGACAACCCGGACGTGGTCGAGAAGATCAAGGGCGGCAAGATGCAGGCCGTCGGCGCGCTGATCGGCCCCGTCATGAAGGCCACCCGCGGCCAGGCCGACGCCGGCCGCGTCCGCGAGATCGTGCTCGAGCGCCTCGGGGTGGGCTGA
- the gatA gene encoding Asp-tRNA(Asn)/Glu-tRNA(Gln) amidotransferase subunit GatA, with product MSETFDVHAPIEADGLVRLTALQMAERLRAGTTTSVELVQAHLDRIAAVDGDPRQDADADAGVRAYLHVNTEEALAVAAEVDAIRAAGGAEAEALHPLAGVPVALKDNIVTVGQPTTAASRMLDGWMSPYDAHVVERIRAARLPILGKTNMDEFAMGGSTEHSAFGVTRNPWDGQRVPGGSGGGSAAAVAAFCAPFALGSDTGGSIREPAAFTGTVGVKPTYGAVSRYGVIAMASSLDQVGPAARTVADAAALQQVIGGHDARDSTSLPEGQADLVAAAAGRDLAGLRVGVVTDLDAEGLHPGVKEAFDRDVRALADAGAEIVEVSCPHFSAALGAYYLIMPSEVSSNLARYDGVRYGNRVVPDGGGTIEQVMGATRAAGFGDEVKRRIILGTYALSAGYYDAYYGSAQKVRTLVQQDFAAAFEQVDVLLTPTAPIPAFRLGEQTKDPVTMYLNDLFTIPANLAGVPGISVPGGLVDGLPYGLQFMAPAREDARLYAVGAAVERLVTEREGHPVWAQAPDLQKGAERAAATPAGGSK from the coding sequence ATGAGTGAGACCTTCGACGTGCACGCCCCGATCGAGGCGGACGGCCTCGTCCGCCTCACCGCCCTGCAGATGGCCGAGCGCCTGCGCGCCGGCACCACCACCTCCGTGGAGCTCGTGCAGGCCCACCTGGACCGCATCGCCGCGGTCGACGGCGACCCGCGCCAGGACGCCGACGCCGACGCCGGCGTGCGCGCCTACCTGCACGTGAACACGGAGGAGGCCCTGGCCGTGGCCGCCGAGGTGGACGCGATCCGCGCCGCCGGCGGCGCCGAGGCCGAGGCCCTGCACCCGCTGGCCGGCGTGCCCGTGGCGCTGAAGGACAACATCGTCACCGTGGGCCAGCCCACCACCGCGGCCTCGCGCATGCTGGACGGGTGGATGAGCCCGTACGACGCCCACGTGGTCGAGCGGATCCGTGCAGCCCGCCTGCCGATCCTCGGCAAGACCAACATGGACGAGTTCGCCATGGGCGGCTCCACCGAGCACTCCGCGTTCGGCGTGACCCGCAACCCGTGGGACGGGCAGCGCGTGCCCGGCGGCTCCGGCGGCGGCTCGGCCGCGGCGGTGGCGGCGTTCTGCGCGCCCTTCGCGCTCGGCTCGGACACGGGCGGCTCCATTCGCGAGCCCGCCGCGTTCACCGGCACCGTGGGCGTCAAGCCCACCTACGGCGCGGTGTCCCGCTACGGCGTGATCGCCATGGCCTCCTCGCTGGACCAGGTGGGCCCCGCGGCCCGCACCGTGGCGGACGCCGCGGCCCTGCAGCAGGTGATCGGCGGGCACGATGCGCGCGACTCCACCTCGCTGCCCGAGGGACAGGCGGACCTGGTGGCCGCGGCGGCCGGGCGCGACCTGGCGGGGCTGCGCGTCGGCGTCGTGACCGACCTGGACGCCGAGGGCCTGCACCCGGGCGTGAAGGAGGCCTTCGACCGGGACGTGCGGGCCCTGGCCGACGCGGGCGCGGAGATCGTGGAGGTCTCCTGCCCGCACTTCTCCGCGGCCCTGGGCGCGTACTACCTGATCATGCCCTCCGAGGTGTCCTCCAACCTGGCCCGCTACGACGGCGTCCGCTACGGCAACCGCGTGGTGCCGGACGGCGGCGGCACGATCGAGCAGGTCATGGGCGCCACCCGCGCCGCCGGCTTCGGCGACGAGGTCAAGCGCCGCATCATCCTGGGCACCTACGCCCTGTCCGCGGGCTACTACGACGCCTACTACGGCTCGGCGCAGAAGGTCCGCACCCTGGTGCAGCAGGACTTCGCCGCCGCGTTCGAGCAGGTGGACGTGCTGCTCACCCCCACCGCGCCGATCCCGGCGTTCCGCCTCGGGGAGCAGACCAAGGACCCGGTGACGATGTACCTGAACGACCTGTTCACCATCCCGGCGAACCTGGCCGGCGTGCCCGGCATCTCGGTGCCCGGCGGCCTCGTGGACGGCCTGCCCTACGGCCTGCAGTTCATGGCCCCGGCCCGCGAGGACGCGCGCCTGTACGCGGTGGGCGCCGCCGTCGAGAGGCTCGTGACCGAGCGCGAGGGCCACCCCGTGTGGGCGCAGGCCCCGGACCTTCAGAAGGGCGCCGAGCGCGCCGCCGCGACCCCCGCAGGAGGCAGCAAGTGA
- the gatC gene encoding Asp-tRNA(Asn)/Glu-tRNA(Gln) amidotransferase subunit GatC — MPEITREQVEHLARLAHIRMTEEELDAMSGDLEQILEHVSQVQAVAGEDVAPTSHPIPLENVFRADEPTGMLTQDQALDQAPDAEDGMFKVPAILDGE; from the coding sequence ATGCCTGAGATCACCCGGGAGCAGGTGGAGCATCTGGCCCGCCTGGCCCACATCCGGATGACCGAGGAGGAGCTGGACGCGATGTCCGGCGACCTCGAGCAGATCCTGGAGCACGTCTCCCAGGTGCAGGCCGTGGCGGGCGAGGACGTGGCGCCCACCTCCCACCCCATCCCGCTGGAGAACGTGTTCCGCGCGGACGAGCCCACCGGCATGCTGACGCAGGACCAGGCGCTGGACCAGGCGCCGGACGCCGAGGACGGCATGTTCAAGGTCCCCGCGATCCTGGACGGAGAGTGA
- a CDS encoding Fic family protein encodes MLFNAPDLNADDSAVLEEINRLRLDLRHNLAPTHRWFGTLARQHRARAVRGSNSIEGIDVSEEKALAIEADEEELTTVDDVWLAVKGYSDAMTYARVLGGDPGRTLDMSTLLSLHFMVQGHDLSKSPGEFRKRDVYVEEEDTGRIVYEGPDADAVPDLVAELLHDLDGTSAGVPPLVVAAMAHLNLVMIHPFRDGNGRLSRILQSAILYRERVAEAEFVSVEEYLGRNTLAYYDVLAQVGGGRWQPHRSAHAWIEFMLTAHYRQATTVQRRVEIMNHVAARADDLLERHGLPERSLPALESTLSGWRLTNARYREDAGVTATTASRDLRALCRAGILERQGQKRGSWYIPTEEHRSWLARLQSSLREKYDSSVDPYAVLRRAGHLPPAGQASIGG; translated from the coding sequence ATGCTCTTCAACGCCCCAGACCTCAATGCGGACGACAGTGCCGTCCTGGAGGAGATCAACCGGCTGAGGCTCGATCTGCGGCACAATCTAGCCCCGACCCATCGCTGGTTCGGTACCCTTGCCCGCCAGCACCGAGCTCGGGCCGTCCGGGGGTCCAACTCGATCGAAGGCATCGACGTCTCGGAGGAGAAGGCCCTCGCTATTGAGGCCGACGAGGAAGAACTGACCACCGTTGACGACGTATGGCTCGCGGTCAAGGGGTATTCGGATGCCATGACCTACGCGCGCGTCCTGGGAGGCGACCCCGGTAGGACACTGGACATGTCCACGTTGCTCTCGTTGCACTTCATGGTCCAGGGTCATGACCTGTCGAAATCGCCCGGGGAGTTCCGCAAACGAGACGTATACGTGGAGGAGGAGGACACCGGACGCATCGTCTACGAGGGTCCCGACGCGGACGCGGTACCCGACCTCGTCGCTGAACTCCTGCATGATCTCGACGGCACGTCCGCGGGCGTGCCTCCCCTCGTCGTCGCGGCCATGGCTCACCTTAACCTGGTGATGATCCACCCCTTCCGGGACGGCAACGGGCGTCTCTCGCGCATTCTGCAGTCGGCGATCCTGTACCGGGAACGGGTGGCCGAAGCCGAGTTCGTCTCTGTCGAGGAATACCTGGGGCGCAATACATTGGCGTACTACGACGTGCTGGCCCAAGTCGGTGGTGGTCGGTGGCAGCCGCATCGTTCGGCCCATGCCTGGATCGAGTTCATGCTGACCGCCCACTACCGCCAGGCGACCACCGTGCAGCGCAGGGTGGAGATTATGAACCATGTCGCGGCACGTGCTGACGACCTGCTCGAGCGTCACGGTCTTCCTGAGCGCTCATTACCGGCTTTGGAGTCGACCCTCAGTGGTTGGCGCCTCACCAACGCTCGCTATCGAGAGGATGCGGGAGTCACTGCGACAACCGCTTCACGCGACCTGCGGGCGCTGTGCCGCGCCGGGATCTTGGAACGTCAGGGGCAGAAGCGCGGCAGTTGGTACATACCGACGGAGGAGCACCGATCCTGGCTGGCCCGCCTCCAATCGTCGTTGCGGGAGAAGTACGACTCGTCGGTCGATCCGTATGCCGTCCTGCGACGGGCAGGGCACCTTCCTCCTGCTGGCCAGGCGAGCATTGGGGGGTAG
- a CDS encoding GNAT family N-acetyltransferase, whose amino-acid sequence MTAQEETTGREHGVRIRRLRPEDHDAVSELILAAYDAGGHLEEEDTYRAILADVASRAEVAEILVAEVDTDAGPRVGGSVVLAPPGSPLQETAREDEYEFRMLAVHPDLHRRGIGRALLAAVVERARAMEGVRGVALTTMESMVEAHRLYEAAGFVRTPERDWMLSALLPGLPPEEDKGPFIVYVLPVD is encoded by the coding sequence ATGACGGCACAGGAGGAGACCACCGGGCGGGAGCACGGGGTCCGCATCCGCCGTCTGCGCCCCGAGGACCACGACGCCGTGTCGGAGCTGATCCTCGCCGCGTACGACGCCGGCGGCCACCTCGAGGAGGAGGACACCTACCGGGCGATCCTGGCCGACGTCGCCTCCCGGGCGGAGGTGGCCGAGATCCTCGTGGCCGAGGTGGACACCGACGCCGGGCCCCGGGTGGGCGGCAGCGTGGTGCTCGCCCCGCCCGGCTCGCCCCTGCAGGAGACCGCCCGCGAGGACGAGTACGAGTTCCGCATGCTCGCGGTGCACCCGGACCTGCACCGGCGGGGGATCGGCCGCGCGCTGCTGGCCGCCGTCGTCGAGCGGGCGCGGGCCATGGAGGGGGTGCGCGGCGTCGCGCTGACCACCATGGAGTCCATGGTCGAGGCACACCGCCTCTACGAGGCGGCGGGGTTCGTCCGCACGCCCGAGCGGGACTGGATGCTCTCCGCGCTGCTGCCGGGCCTGCCCCCGGAGGAGGACAAGGGCCCGTTCATCGTGTACGTGCTGCCCGTGGACTGA
- a CDS encoding glutaredoxin domain-containing protein — protein sequence MRRLLGHPWAYPTAFIAAGLAFALWGTAQRNVAVIVSAVLMVLLMLPSLRATRVRSRPYAQAQGTVDAGGVVVFWRPGCRYCMTLIKTLTPEERGRVHWVNIWQEPEAAAALEALHARRDGRPHQAVPTAWTRRRDWIVASEADRDRLRERLRQTREAAG from the coding sequence ATGAGGCGGCTGCTCGGCCACCCGTGGGCCTACCCCACGGCCTTCATCGCCGCGGGCCTCGCGTTCGCGCTCTGGGGCACGGCGCAGCGGAACGTCGCCGTGATCGTGTCCGCCGTGCTGATGGTCCTGCTGATGCTCCCGTCCCTGCGCGCCACCCGGGTGCGCTCCCGGCCCTACGCGCAGGCGCAGGGCACGGTGGACGCGGGCGGCGTCGTCGTGTTCTGGCGGCCGGGCTGTCGGTACTGCATGACCCTGATCAAGACCCTCACGCCTGAGGAGCGCGGGCGCGTGCACTGGGTCAACATCTGGCAGGAGCCGGAGGCGGCGGCCGCCCTCGAGGCGCTGCACGCTCGCCGGGACGGCCGCCCGCACCAGGCCGTGCCGACCGCCTGGACCCGCCGCCGCGACTGGATCGTGGCCTCGGAGGCGGACCGGGACCGGCTGCGCGAACGGCTGCGCCAGACGAGGGAGGCAGCGGGATGA
- a CDS encoding inositol monophosphatase family protein: protein MSAVGTTPTGLLVVAKAAARAGADVLGERWAGHHPAVPLTRGQLGADTKSSGSDWVTDYDRRAEDVVRRVLTAYRPQDEITGEEHGATVPAEPSGFRWSIDPLDGTTNFIRGLPQFCTSVAVWGPDARGEERWLAGAVVAPGLGRTWYASAGGGAFSTVDASTAGVHAPDRGEPVRLTGPVPGRSGRLLATGFGYRPERRRLQLAALEALLPDFGDVRRIGSAALDLCMVADGTLDAYAEYGTQEYDWAAGALIAEEAGVPVTRPPSGDGTDHPDWMVAGDVDASALARAKAATA, encoded by the coding sequence GTGAGCGCCGTCGGGACGACGCCGACCGGGCTGCTGGTGGTGGCCAAGGCCGCCGCGCGTGCCGGCGCGGACGTGCTCGGCGAGCGCTGGGCCGGCCATCACCCGGCGGTGCCGCTGACCCGGGGCCAGCTCGGCGCGGACACCAAGTCCTCCGGCTCGGACTGGGTCACGGACTACGACCGCCGCGCCGAGGACGTCGTGCGCCGCGTGCTCACCGCCTACCGGCCGCAGGACGAGATCACCGGCGAGGAGCACGGGGCCACCGTCCCCGCCGAGCCCTCCGGGTTCCGGTGGTCCATCGACCCGCTGGACGGCACCACCAACTTCATCCGCGGGCTGCCCCAGTTCTGCACCTCCGTGGCCGTGTGGGGACCGGACGCCCGCGGCGAGGAGCGCTGGCTGGCGGGCGCCGTCGTCGCGCCGGGGCTGGGGCGGACCTGGTACGCGTCCGCCGGCGGGGGCGCGTTCAGCACCGTGGACGCCTCCACCGCGGGCGTGCACGCGCCGGACCGCGGCGAGCCCGTGCGGCTGACCGGCCCCGTGCCGGGCCGCTCAGGACGCCTGCTGGCCACCGGCTTCGGGTATCGGCCGGAGCGGCGCCGGCTGCAGCTGGCCGCGCTCGAGGCGCTGCTGCCGGACTTCGGGGACGTGCGGCGGATCGGCTCGGCCGCGCTGGACCTGTGCATGGTGGCCGACGGCACCCTGGACGCCTACGCGGAGTACGGGACGCAGGAGTACGACTGGGCCGCCGGCGCGCTGATCGCCGAGGAGGCCGGCGTGCCCGTGACCCGGCCGCCGTCGGGCGACGGGACGGACCACCCCGACTGGATGGTGGCCGGGGACGTGGACGCGTCCGCCCTCGCCCGCGCGAAGGCGGCGACCGCATGA